The following coding sequences lie in one Atribacterota bacterium genomic window:
- a CDS encoding ABC transporter ATP-binding protein — translation MNDTRNSQTLSNSNKNNNLDLEVKNLTKRFGGLTAVSDFNFELEKGAFVSLIGPNGAGKTTVFNLLTGVLKSDSGNIIFQGDNVTNLPPHLISARGIVRTFQNIRLLHGMNVIENIRAVFHNYLTYSFPSAILTSQVYQQQEKEMNAKIEQMINTFNLTEYRHTNVSDLAYGIQRKVEIVRAVAYNPKVLLLDEPTAGLTPTEADEIIKMVMDIKEKIGFSVIIVEHDMRLVMSVSERITVMDNGKVIAQGTPDEVQNNEDVIMAYLGKNSFRAKK, via the coding sequence ATGAATGATACAAGAAACAGTCAAACTCTTAGTAACAGTAATAAAAATAATAATTTAGATTTAGAAGTAAAGAATTTAACCAAGAGATTTGGTGGACTTACTGCTGTTTCAGATTTTAATTTCGAGCTGGAAAAAGGAGCATTTGTCAGTTTAATAGGCCCAAATGGAGCAGGGAAGACCACAGTCTTTAATTTATTAACCGGTGTCTTAAAGTCAGATAGCGGAAATATTATTTTCCAGGGTGATAATGTAACAAATCTCCCTCCACACTTGATCTCTGCCAGAGGAATTGTGCGGACTTTTCAAAATATACGATTATTGCATGGGATGAACGTAATAGAAAACATCAGAGCCGTTTTCCATAATTATCTGACCTACTCTTTCCCCAGTGCCATATTAACCAGTCAGGTATACCAGCAACAGGAAAAAGAAATGAATGCAAAAATTGAACAAATGATTAATACATTTAATCTGACCGAATATCGCCATACCAATGTATCAGATCTGGCTTATGGTATACAACGAAAAGTAGAGATTGTCAGGGCTGTTGCCTATAATCCTAAAGTGTTATTACTGGATGAACCTACCGCAGGTCTAACCCCGACAGAAGCAGATGAAATCATCAAAATGGTCATGGATATAAAAGAAAAAATTGGGTTCAGTGTAATTATTGTTGAACATGATATGCGACTGGTAATGTCGGTAAGTGAGAGGATAACAGTAATGGATAATGGCAAGGTTATTGCCCAGGGAACCCCCGATGAAGTCCAGAATAATGAAGATGTTATTATGGCGTATTTAGGAAAAAATTCATTCAGGGCTAAGAAATAG
- a CDS encoding ABC transporter substrate-binding protein has protein sequence MKINKVLYVVISLVVMLIFTSGMVFAQDNKIVIGSIWDSIGIGATSCQMQLKGARLAVKLVNDEGGIFGYPVELHNIDGQGKLDVISNAAKRLSEDIKVVAVAGSTDDSFTSAMGPVLQDHQTVLVVGSATTPTQTRIGDYVFMAAFGDNIQGRAMAKYAFDVLGWEKVAIMWDNASAYSTYLSEVFMESFKEITGDPDSIVMQEIYQTGDVNYSAQLTRIKFAKDPIDGLIITPPLPPDAPKIAMQARDMGIELPFMFGDGADDVTIIEVGGDAVEGSIISTQFAGDHPLTENAKHFVDEFTKEYNETPGGFEALGYDALRLIMEAIDSIGKETWDSLDLAGKRTAIRDALQAKDVFTTTTAPISYPDPETAEYPRVPLKTVVFKAVQNQELIFLDSLDPEDIFN, from the coding sequence ATGAAAATAAATAAAGTACTATATGTAGTTATTAGTTTAGTTGTAATGCTAATTTTTACCAGCGGAATGGTTTTTGCCCAGGACAATAAAATTGTTATAGGTTCAATTTGGGATTCAATCGGGATTGGTGCTACATCCTGCCAGATGCAGTTAAAAGGCGCCAGACTTGCCGTTAAACTTGTTAATGATGAAGGCGGAATATTTGGGTACCCTGTTGAATTGCATAATATAGATGGACAGGGAAAATTAGACGTTATCTCTAATGCAGCCAAACGTTTAAGCGAAGATATCAAGGTTGTGGCTGTTGCCGGCTCTACTGACGACTCCTTTACTTCAGCCATGGGTCCTGTTTTACAGGATCATCAGACTGTTTTAGTAGTCGGTAGTGCTACCACTCCTACTCAAACCAGAATCGGTGACTATGTATTCATGGCAGCCTTTGGAGACAATATCCAGGGTCGGGCAATGGCAAAATATGCCTTTGATGTATTAGGCTGGGAAAAAGTTGCTATCATGTGGGATAATGCCAGTGCTTACAGCACCTACCTGTCTGAAGTTTTTATGGAAAGTTTTAAAGAGATTACTGGTGACCCTGATTCAATCGTGATGCAGGAAATATACCAAACCGGTGATGTGAACTATTCAGCACAGTTAACCAGAATCAAATTTGCCAAAGACCCAATTGATGGCTTAATTATTACCCCACCATTACCTCCTGATGCTCCTAAAATTGCAATGCAGGCAAGAGATATGGGAATTGAATTGCCATTTATGTTTGGCGACGGAGCTGATGATGTAACAATTATTGAGGTTGGTGGTGATGCAGTTGAAGGTTCGATTATTTCTACTCAATTTGCAGGAGACCATCCGTTAACTGAGAACGCTAAACATTTTGTCGATGAATTTACAAAAGAATATAACGAAACACCGGGTGGATTTGAGGCTTTAGGTTATGATGCCTTAAGATTGATAATGGAAGCTATTGATTCTATCGGAAAAGAAACATGGGATTCTCTGGACTTAGCCGGAAAGAGAACAGCAATACGTGATGCCTTGCAGGCCAAAGATGTTTTTACAACTACAACTGCCCCTATTTCTTATCCAGATCCAGAAACAGCTGAATATCCACGCGTTCCTTTAAAGACTGTTGTATTTAAAGCTGTACAGAATCAGGAATTGATATTCCTTGATAGTTTGGACCCGGAAGATATATTTAACTAA